In Planctomycetia bacterium, the following proteins share a genomic window:
- a CDS encoding dihydroorotate dehydrogenase-like protein gives MNLETQYLGFTLPHPLVLGAGPLSDTLDGIRQAEDAGVAAVVLRSLFEEQISAESMATHRSVDYHANSFGEALSFLPSPEDYMLGPAEYIEHVQRARHAVQIPVIASLNGSTLGRWLEYAQLIEQAGASALELNVFQIPTSPDESAVAIEERTAQVVLEVRRITKIPLAIKLSPFYTAPAHFAARLEEVGASGFVLFNRFFEPDISLEDLEYTSHLHLSHASELLLRLRWLAILSGHVGGSLAVTGGAHSGIDAVKAIMSGANAVQIVSAVLKHGIGHIGHMLQEIKTWMEVHEYESIQQMCGSMNLLRCPDPSSLLRGNYIHMLQTWQP, from the coding sequence ATGAACCTCGAAACCCAGTACCTCGGATTCACCCTGCCTCACCCGCTGGTGCTCGGGGCAGGCCCTCTGTCCGATACCCTGGACGGAATTCGTCAGGCTGAAGATGCGGGCGTGGCGGCGGTCGTCCTGCGATCTCTCTTTGAAGAGCAGATTTCGGCCGAGTCCATGGCCACCCATCGATCGGTCGACTATCACGCCAACTCGTTCGGCGAAGCCCTGTCGTTCCTGCCCTCGCCCGAGGACTACATGCTCGGTCCCGCGGAATACATCGAGCACGTTCAGCGCGCCCGCCATGCCGTGCAGATCCCGGTCATCGCATCGCTCAATGGCAGCACGCTCGGCCGATGGCTGGAGTACGCCCAGTTAATCGAGCAGGCCGGCGCCAGTGCCCTCGAACTGAATGTATTTCAAATCCCAACGTCCCCGGATGAATCCGCCGTCGCCATTGAAGAACGAACGGCACAGGTGGTCCTGGAAGTCCGACGCATCACGAAGATCCCCCTGGCCATCAAACTGTCCCCATTCTACACAGCCCCCGCTCACTTTGCGGCGCGACTCGAAGAAGTCGGTGCCAGCGGGTTCGTCCTCTTCAACCGATTCTTCGAGCCCGACATCTCACTCGAAGATCTGGAATACACTTCGCACCTGCACCTTTCTCACGCCTCCGAACTGCTGCTGCGCTTGCGCTGGCTCGCCATCCTTTCCGGCCATGTAGGAGGCTCCCTCGCCGTGACCGGTGGCGCCCATTCCGGCATCGACGCGGTCAAGGCCATCATGAGCGGCGCCAACGCCGTGCAGATCGTCTCCGCTGTCCTGAAGCACGGCATCGGCCACATCGGGCACATGCTCCAGGAGATCAAAACATGGATGGAAGTGCATGAATACGAGTCGATCCAGCAAATGTGCGGAAGCATGAATCTGCTTCGCTGTCCGGACCCGTCATCCCTGTTACGTGGAAATTACATCCACATGCTCCAGACCTGGCAGCCGTGA
- the nifJ gene encoding pyruvate:ferredoxin (flavodoxin) oxidoreductase codes for METPQTVTLDGNEAVASVAHRINEVIAIYPITPSSPMGEFADEWATRGVKNIWGVVPSITAMQSEGGAAGAIHGALQAGALATTFTASQGLLLMIPNMYKIAGELTGFCMHVAARTLATHALSIFGDHSDIMACRQTGFAMLGAASVQEAHDMACIATAASLESRISFLHFFDGFRTSHEVAKIDLLSDDDLRAMIRDEFVKAHRDRALTPDRPVIRGTAQNPDTFFQAREACNSYYDACPAIVQTTMDRFAELTGRTYRLFDYFGHPEAERVIVMMGSGAEACRELVEERVKSGDKIGLVVVRLYRPFPLAAFLDCLPKTTQSIAVLDRTKEPGALGEPLLLDVITAFHEAQAQGQLPMPAMPRIIGGRYGLSSKEFTPACVQAVYDELASSNPRRRFTVGIVDDVTHLSLDVDPEMDIEPDDVFRAVFFGLGADGTVGANKNSIKIIGEETPNYAQGYFVYDSKKSGAITISHLRFGPRPIRSTYLIKRAQFVACHQFNFLDQYDVLEYARPGAVFLLNAPVDKDAVWSRLPAEVQQTILEKKLKMFVIDANSVAQATGMGTRINTIMQVCFFGISGVLPPDEAIAHIKTSIKKTYGKKGDEVVRRNWEAVDETLKHLHEVPIPGSVTVSRSRPATVAAQAPDFVKRVTAMMMKGKGDLLPVSAFPIDGTWPTATCQWEKRNIALEIPVWDEKLCIQCNKCAMVCPHAAIRAKVYEPEHLANAPDTFKSTDWKTKDFAGAKFTIQVAPEDCTGCKVCVSVCPAKDKSNPRHKAIDMHPQAPLREPERENYDFFLKLPNPDRTRIERLDVKGSQLLLPLFEYSGACAGCGETPYVKLLTQLFGDRLLIANATGCSSIYGGNLPSTPYTVNEDGRGPAWSNSLFEDNAEFGFGFRLAVDAHRGFARHLLISLAGSLGDELVNSILNAEQDDDASILAQRQRVAVLQEKLATIDRPEARLLQSLADYLVRKSVWCVGGDGWAYDIGYGGLDHILSTDKDINVLVLDTEVYSNTGGQQSKATPIGAAAKFASAGKSTNKKDLGLMAMAYGHVYVASIAFGAKDNHTVQAFREAEDYHGPSLIIAYSHCIAHGYDMQYGADQQKRAVDSGIWPLYRYDPRRAAAGEAPLIVDAPAGKIPVNEYMRNETRFRMVEKIDPVRFKWLAAEAQKAAQRRIAVYQHMAGLRVPGSGNGDGQSQSAPAAPQEPAVADV; via the coding sequence ATGGAAACACCACAAACTGTGACCCTGGACGGAAACGAGGCAGTCGCCTCCGTCGCGCATCGCATTAACGAAGTCATCGCCATCTATCCCATCACCCCGTCCTCCCCCATGGGCGAGTTCGCCGACGAATGGGCAACCAGGGGCGTTAAGAACATCTGGGGCGTCGTCCCTTCGATCACCGCAATGCAATCCGAAGGCGGCGCCGCGGGCGCGATTCACGGGGCACTGCAGGCCGGCGCCCTGGCGACAACCTTCACCGCCTCGCAGGGCCTCCTGCTCATGATCCCCAACATGTACAAGATCGCCGGCGAGTTGACCGGCTTCTGCATGCACGTCGCCGCCCGGACTCTCGCCACCCACGCCCTGTCCATCTTCGGCGACCACTCCGACATCATGGCCTGCCGCCAGACCGGCTTCGCCATGTTGGGCGCGGCCTCGGTTCAGGAAGCCCACGACATGGCGTGCATCGCCACCGCCGCGTCGCTGGAGAGCCGCATTTCCTTCCTCCACTTCTTCGACGGCTTCCGCACCTCGCACGAGGTCGCCAAGATCGACCTGCTCAGCGATGACGACCTGAGAGCCATGATCCGCGACGAGTTCGTAAAGGCCCATCGCGATCGAGCGCTCACGCCGGATCGCCCGGTCATTCGGGGTACGGCCCAGAATCCTGACACTTTCTTCCAGGCCCGCGAGGCGTGCAACTCCTATTACGACGCCTGCCCGGCCATCGTCCAGACAACCATGGATCGCTTTGCCGAGCTCACCGGCCGCACCTACCGGTTATTCGACTACTTCGGCCACCCCGAGGCCGAGCGCGTCATCGTCATGATGGGCAGCGGCGCGGAGGCCTGTCGTGAGCTGGTTGAGGAGCGCGTCAAGTCCGGCGACAAGATCGGCCTCGTCGTCGTCAGGCTCTATCGCCCCTTCCCGCTCGCGGCATTTCTCGACTGCCTGCCGAAGACCACCCAATCGATCGCTGTTCTCGACCGCACCAAGGAGCCGGGCGCACTCGGCGAGCCGCTGCTCTTGGACGTGATCACGGCATTTCACGAAGCGCAAGCGCAAGGCCAACTGCCCATGCCCGCCATGCCGCGGATCATCGGCGGGCGATATGGCCTGTCGAGCAAGGAATTCACCCCGGCATGTGTCCAGGCCGTTTACGACGAGTTGGCGAGTTCAAACCCCAGGCGGCGTTTCACCGTCGGCATCGTCGACGACGTGACCCATCTGTCACTTGACGTTGACCCCGAGATGGACATCGAGCCGGACGACGTATTCCGCGCCGTGTTCTTCGGGCTCGGCGCAGACGGTACGGTCGGCGCCAACAAGAACTCCATCAAGATCATCGGCGAAGAGACCCCAAACTATGCCCAGGGCTACTTCGTCTACGACTCCAAGAAATCCGGCGCCATCACCATCTCCCACCTGCGTTTCGGACCGCGGCCGATCCGCTCGACTTATCTCATCAAGCGCGCCCAGTTCGTCGCCTGTCACCAGTTCAACTTCCTCGATCAATACGACGTCTTGGAATACGCCCGCCCCGGTGCCGTGTTCCTTCTCAATGCCCCAGTCGACAAGGACGCAGTCTGGTCGCGCCTCCCCGCAGAAGTCCAGCAGACCATTCTCGAAAAGAAGCTCAAAATGTTCGTCATCGATGCGAACAGCGTCGCCCAGGCCACCGGCATGGGCACCCGCATCAACACTATCATGCAGGTCTGCTTCTTCGGCATATCCGGCGTGTTGCCCCCCGATGAGGCCATCGCTCACATCAAGACGTCGATCAAGAAAACTTACGGCAAAAAGGGCGACGAAGTCGTCCGCAGAAACTGGGAGGCCGTCGACGAAACACTCAAGCACCTTCACGAAGTCCCTATTCCAGGCTCCGTGACGGTTTCTCGAAGCAGGCCCGCCACCGTGGCTGCGCAGGCCCCGGACTTCGTCAAACGCGTCACCGCCATGATGATGAAGGGCAAGGGCGATCTCCTTCCCGTCAGTGCGTTTCCGATCGACGGAACCTGGCCGACCGCCACCTGCCAATGGGAAAAGCGAAACATCGCCCTCGAGATTCCCGTCTGGGACGAGAAGCTCTGCATTCAATGCAACAAGTGCGCCATGGTCTGCCCTCACGCGGCCATTCGCGCCAAAGTCTACGAACCCGAGCACCTCGCAAACGCCCCCGACACGTTCAAGAGCACCGACTGGAAGACAAAGGACTTCGCAGGCGCCAAGTTCACGATCCAGGTCGCTCCCGAAGATTGCACCGGCTGCAAGGTATGCGTGTCCGTCTGCCCGGCAAAGGACAAGTCGAATCCTCGCCACAAGGCGATCGACATGCACCCGCAGGCCCCGCTCAGGGAGCCCGAGCGCGAGAACTACGACTTCTTCCTGAAACTCCCCAATCCCGACCGCACACGAATCGAGCGCCTCGACGTCAAAGGCTCTCAGTTGCTCCTTCCCCTCTTTGAATACTCCGGCGCCTGCGCCGGCTGCGGTGAGACGCCCTACGTCAAGCTGCTCACCCAGCTCTTCGGCGATCGCCTGCTCATCGCCAATGCCACCGGCTGTTCATCCATCTACGGCGGAAACCTGCCCTCGACGCCATATACCGTCAACGAAGATGGCCGCGGCCCGGCCTGGTCGAACTCACTCTTCGAGGACAATGCCGAATTCGGTTTCGGCTTCCGCCTCGCCGTTGATGCCCATCGCGGCTTTGCCCGCCATTTGCTGATATCCCTGGCGGGCTCGCTGGGAGATGAACTGGTCAACTCGATCCTCAACGCCGAGCAGGACGACGACGCATCCATTCTCGCTCAGCGACAGCGTGTGGCCGTGCTTCAAGAGAAGCTCGCAACGATTGATCGTCCGGAGGCCAGGCTGCTTCAGTCCCTCGCGGATTATCTCGTAAGAAAAAGCGTCTGGTGCGTCGGCGGCGACGGCTGGGCATACGACATCGGATATGGCGGGCTCGATCACATTCTCTCGACCGACAAAGACATCAACGTCCTCGTGCTGGATACGGAGGTCTATTCCAACACGGGTGGCCAGCAGTCCAAGGCGACTCCGATCGGCGCGGCGGCCAAGTTCGCATCAGCCGGCAAGTCCACCAACAAGAAAGACCTGGGGCTCATGGCCATGGCCTACGGGCACGTCTACGTCGCCAGCATCGCCTTTGGCGCCAAGGACAATCACACCGTTCAGGCCTTTCGCGAAGCCGAGGACTACCACGGCCCCTCACTCATCATCGCTTACAGCCACTGCATTGCTCACGGTTATGACATGCAGTACGGAGCCGACCAGCAAAAACGCGCCGTCGATTCCGGCATCTGGCCGCTCTATCGATACGACCCGCGACGAGCCGCCGCCGGCGAAGCGCCGCTGATCGTCGATGCCCCGGCCGGCAAAATCCCGGTCAACGAATACATGAGAAACGAAACCCGATTCCGCATGGTCGAGAAAATCGATCCGGTGCGCTTCAAGTGGCTCGCTGCCGAAGCGCAGAAAGCCGCCCAGCGACGAATCGCCGTCTATCAGCACATGGCCGGCCTTCGGGTTCCCGGTTCCGGCAATGGCGACGGGCAATCGCAATCCGCCCCGGCCGCGCCTCAAGAACCGGCGGTGGCCGATGTGTGA
- a CDS encoding PLP-dependent transferase: protein MMKEEFGHTNEPDAKSYPLESDRAVRTRLIHGIGRSRKWDYDHHVVPPMTSSATFRLDSASRGAQGFVEFGHLSPDSKERGPIYIYDRLDEPTRGMLEENLAVAERAECAVCFATGMAAISAALGILAPAGAHILSHRTIYGCTYSLMTNWLPRINVETSFADFVDPQSIANNIRENTRILYFETPVNPDMQLIDIAAARRTLDEINRHRPAEHRVWMVVDNTFASPFCQRPVTLGADVVVESLTKAIGGFGTDLGGVVAGPKSLHDSLVMYRKDFGASLSPKSAWPPLVYGLPSLAARMANYQKTAHHIARFLENHPKVEYVRYPGLANFPQFELAKKQMVDEGGHFAPGSMIYFVLRRKSDNDNPGERLIDWIAANSYCITLAVSLGQIKTLIECPYSMTHAALPPQRKAEHGLVPGGVRLSVGLEDWHDLMSELSEALDHI, encoded by the coding sequence ATGATGAAAGAAGAATTCGGACATACGAATGAACCCGACGCCAAGTCCTATCCGCTCGAATCCGATCGCGCCGTCCGCACGCGGCTGATTCACGGCATTGGCCGCTCGCGAAAGTGGGATTACGACCACCACGTGGTTCCCCCGATGACCTCCAGTGCAACCTTTCGCCTCGATTCGGCGAGCCGCGGCGCCCAGGGCTTCGTCGAGTTCGGCCACCTCTCCCCCGACAGCAAAGAGCGCGGCCCCATTTACATCTACGACCGCCTCGATGAGCCCACGCGCGGCATGCTGGAGGAAAATCTCGCCGTCGCCGAGCGAGCCGAGTGCGCCGTCTGTTTCGCAACGGGTATGGCCGCCATCAGCGCGGCCCTCGGCATCCTCGCTCCCGCCGGCGCCCACATCCTCAGCCATCGAACGATCTACGGATGCACCTATTCCCTGATGACCAACTGGCTCCCGCGAATCAACGTCGAAACGTCCTTTGCAGACTTCGTCGATCCTCAGTCCATCGCCAATAACATTCGCGAAAACACCCGCATCCTCTATTTTGAAACGCCGGTCAATCCCGATATGCAGCTCATCGACATCGCCGCGGCACGGCGGACCCTCGACGAAATCAACCGCCATCGCCCCGCCGAACATCGTGTCTGGATGGTGGTCGACAACACCTTCGCCAGCCCATTCTGCCAAAGGCCCGTGACCCTCGGCGCCGACGTCGTCGTCGAGTCGCTCACCAAGGCCATTGGTGGTTTCGGCACCGACTTGGGCGGCGTCGTTGCCGGGCCCAAGTCTTTGCACGATTCGCTCGTCATGTACCGCAAGGACTTCGGCGCCTCGCTGTCGCCTAAGAGCGCCTGGCCTCCCCTTGTGTACGGCCTGCCCTCACTGGCTGCCCGCATGGCAAATTACCAGAAGACGGCGCATCACATCGCCCGCTTCCTGGAGAATCATCCGAAGGTCGAATACGTCAGATACCCCGGACTGGCAAACTTCCCGCAGTTCGAACTCGCCAAGAAACAGATGGTCGACGAGGGAGGCCACTTCGCCCCCGGCTCGATGATCTACTTCGTCCTTCGCCGGAAATCTGACAATGACAATCCCGGCGAGCGACTCATCGACTGGATCGCCGCCAATTCCTACTGCATCACCCTGGCTGTTTCACTGGGTCAGATCAAGACGCTCATCGAGTGCCCATACAGCATGACCCACGCCGCCCTGCCGCCGCAGCGCAAGGCAGAACACGGTCTCGTACCCGGCGGAGTGCGCCTAAGCGTGGGCCTCGAGGATTGGCACGATCTGATGTCGGAGCTTTCCGAAGCGCTCGACCACATTTGA
- a CDS encoding IS630 family transposase: MRIQREHWRRQLGGLDPDRLVFIDESSAKTNLTRLRGRALRGQRVKAHAPYGRWQTTTMLCGLRLRGAIAPMILSGAIDSASFTEYVRQVLAPALQPGDIVVMDNLASHQAVGAHEAIAAVGAHVAFLPPYSPDFNPIEMMWSKAKQILRTAAARNFEELCTGMAKAIAAISPSDALGYFTHCGVATEKRKTL, translated from the coding sequence GTGAGAATTCAGCGTGAACACTGGCGTCGGCAATTAGGAGGCCTCGATCCCGATCGCCTTGTATTCATTGACGAAAGTTCAGCGAAGACCAATCTGACGCGCCTGCGCGGCCGAGCGCTGCGCGGTCAGCGGGTCAAAGCCCACGCCCCTTATGGACGATGGCAAACCACGACCATGCTCTGCGGATTGCGCCTTCGCGGCGCCATTGCCCCGATGATCTTGTCCGGTGCCATCGACAGCGCCTCATTCACCGAATACGTCCGCCAGGTTCTGGCTCCGGCCCTGCAGCCCGGCGACATTGTGGTCATGGACAATCTGGCATCTCATCAGGCCGTCGGTGCACACGAAGCCATCGCTGCCGTCGGCGCGCACGTGGCATTCCTGCCCCCGTACTCGCCCGACTTCAACCCGATCGAGATGATGTGGTCAAAGGCCAAACAGATTCTGCGCACCGCGGCCGCCAGAAACTTTGAGGAACTATGCACCGGAATGGCAAAGGCCATCGCCGCGATCAGCCCCTCAGATGCATTGGGCTACTTCACGCACTGCGGAGTCGCTACAGAAAAGCGCAAAACGCTCTAG
- a CDS encoding S46 family peptidase: MKTNTLIAVGGIVLSLTMASLADEGMWPLNHLPREQLKETYTFEPSEAWVDHVRRSCVRVGAGGSASFVSRDGLLMTNHHVASDYISDLSDESHDYIKNGFYAATRDAELKIPHAELDVLMSIESVTDKVNAAVTPTTSATEAQALRKKAKAEIEKEAKDRTGLTPEVVELYHGARFDLYLYKRYTDVRLVFAPESGIAFFGGDLENFEYPRYNLDVSFLRAYENGKPAETPDYLKWSPVGPKEGELTLIAGHPGRTQRLYTVEHLRFLRDVHVPLILNAYNEREVALNQFCGRSPENNRIGRDDLFGIQNGRKAYNGIFEGLIDQQLMSMKEAAQAALSKFIHESPARQKSYGSAHTDLAKALDELRSYYPEYFLLANRRASLCRHFSIALKLVQSAEERGKPDGERLEEYRDANLPSLELDLFSEAPIYAALEQFRFADGMIRLARVLGGEHPAVKTALGGIDAQGRAAALLAGSKLKDVGYRKRLYEGGAKAISESDDTMIKLAREMDPIIRKTRKRYEDGYESTETGAYAKIAQALFDMHGDKVYPDATFTLRLALGTVMGYEEPGRTVPAMTTLRGLFKLAAQKENQPPYDLPPRWVEKKDALDLSVPFNFVCTNDIIGGNSGSPIFNKNAEIVGIVFDGNIYGLVWDFQFDQKRARAVGVHSRAIIEALQKVYEADSLVSEILGK, translated from the coding sequence ATGAAGACGAATACACTGATTGCGGTGGGAGGAATTGTCTTGTCACTCACGATGGCGAGCCTCGCGGACGAGGGAATGTGGCCGCTGAATCACCTGCCGCGCGAGCAGTTGAAGGAGACTTACACCTTCGAGCCGAGCGAGGCGTGGGTGGATCACGTGCGGCGATCGTGCGTGCGCGTCGGGGCGGGCGGCTCGGCGTCGTTTGTCTCGCGGGACGGTCTCCTGATGACGAATCATCACGTCGCGTCGGATTACATCTCCGACCTGAGCGACGAGTCGCACGATTACATCAAGAACGGCTTCTATGCCGCGACGCGCGACGCGGAGCTCAAGATTCCTCACGCAGAGCTGGACGTGTTGATGTCGATCGAGTCGGTGACGGACAAGGTCAACGCGGCCGTTACGCCGACGACTTCGGCGACGGAAGCCCAGGCGCTTCGCAAGAAGGCGAAGGCCGAGATTGAGAAGGAGGCGAAGGATCGCACGGGGCTGACACCGGAGGTCGTTGAGCTTTACCACGGAGCTCGTTTTGATCTGTATCTCTACAAGCGCTACACCGATGTCCGGCTGGTCTTTGCGCCGGAGTCGGGGATCGCTTTCTTCGGCGGCGATCTGGAGAACTTTGAATACCCTCGATACAACCTCGACGTCAGTTTTCTTCGTGCTTATGAAAATGGGAAGCCTGCGGAGACGCCGGACTATCTCAAGTGGAGCCCCGTGGGTCCCAAGGAGGGCGAACTCACTCTCATCGCCGGTCATCCGGGGCGGACGCAGCGACTTTACACCGTCGAGCATCTGAGGTTTCTGCGCGACGTTCACGTTCCGCTGATCCTAAATGCCTATAACGAGCGGGAAGTCGCGCTGAATCAGTTTTGCGGCCGGAGCCCGGAGAACAATCGGATCGGGCGTGACGATCTCTTCGGCATCCAGAACGGGCGCAAGGCATACAACGGCATTTTCGAAGGTTTGATCGACCAACAACTCATGAGCATGAAAGAGGCAGCGCAGGCGGCGCTGAGTAAGTTCATCCATGAGAGCCCGGCGCGCCAGAAGAGTTACGGCAGCGCGCATACCGATCTGGCGAAGGCGCTGGACGAACTTCGCAGCTATTACCCGGAGTATTTTCTGCTGGCCAATCGCCGGGCCTCGCTTTGCCGGCACTTTTCGATCGCGCTGAAGCTGGTGCAAAGCGCCGAAGAGCGCGGCAAGCCGGACGGCGAACGACTGGAAGAATATCGCGATGCGAATCTGCCATCGCTGGAGCTCGATCTGTTTTCCGAGGCGCCGATTTACGCGGCGCTGGAGCAGTTTCGATTTGCGGACGGCATGATCCGGCTTGCCCGGGTGCTGGGTGGAGAGCACCCGGCCGTCAAGACGGCACTGGGGGGGATTGATGCCCAGGGTCGCGCGGCGGCGCTGTTGGCCGGGAGCAAGCTGAAGGACGTGGGGTATCGCAAGCGACTTTATGAGGGCGGGGCGAAGGCGATTTCGGAGAGCGATGACACGATGATCAAGCTGGCTCGCGAGATGGACCCGATCATTCGCAAGACGCGCAAGCGTTACGAGGACGGCTACGAGAGCACGGAGACGGGGGCCTATGCCAAGATCGCCCAGGCGCTTTTCGATATGCACGGCGACAAGGTGTATCCGGACGCCACGTTCACGCTTCGTCTGGCGCTGGGCACGGTGATGGGCTATGAGGAGCCGGGCCGAACAGTCCCGGCGATGACGACCCTGCGCGGGCTTTTCAAACTGGCGGCGCAAAAGGAGAACCAGCCGCCGTACGATCTTCCGCCCCGATGGGTGGAGAAGAAGGATGCGCTCGACCTGTCGGTGCCGTTTAACTTCGTCTGCACGAACGACATCATCGGCGGCAACAGCGGCAGCCCGATCTTCAACAAGAACGCGGAGATTGTCGGCATCGTGTTTGACGGGAACATCTACGGACTGGTGTGGGATTTCCAGTTTGATCAGAAGCGCGCCCGGGCGGTCGGCGTTCACAGCCGGGCGATTATTGAGGCGCTTCAGAAGGTATACGAGGCGGATTCGCTGGTGAGCGAGATTCTCGGGAAATAA
- a CDS encoding transposase yields the protein MEAYSMDLRRRVLAACDAGHGTTPVAKSFDVSPAWVRRLKQRRRELGTIAPLPHRTGPIPRLNESRKKRLRKLVEAQPDATLAELRDRLGLKITLGHLCRSLRKMKLSLKKSRSSRMSRTARM from the coding sequence ATGGAAGCCTATTCGATGGATTTGCGCAGGCGGGTGCTGGCAGCGTGCGATGCCGGGCACGGGACTACTCCGGTTGCAAAGTCGTTCGATGTGTCGCCAGCCTGGGTTCGACGACTCAAGCAGCGGCGTCGCGAGTTGGGGACGATCGCGCCGCTTCCGCATCGCACGGGACCGATCCCCCGACTAAATGAATCTCGGAAAAAGCGACTCCGCAAGCTGGTGGAGGCGCAACCTGATGCGACGTTGGCGGAACTCCGCGACCGGCTGGGCCTGAAGATCACCCTGGGACATCTCTGCCGCTCGCTCCGCAAGATGAAGCTGTCGCTAAAAAAAAGTCGCTCTTCGCGGATGAGCAGAACCGCCCGGATGTGA
- a CDS encoding cytidylate kinase-like family protein produces MAGSVHHQSPGIDRIVERQMRNWELAQTRRGVVPLSGDRQVADFIAISRAVGLPGREVATLLSLKLGWPLFDREILQAMAGNDDCRRQLYESMDERDLNWLESLIEGMSGGRGVLDDYFNRLSETILSLARKGHAIFLGRAADLILPQQVGLRVRIQAGRDFCVTSYAKSKQVSLERAARIIEEIEHERARFIRHHFGKEVNDPARCDIFLNMERFTVQQAADLILSALRVKGTIS; encoded by the coding sequence ATGGCCGGTTCAGTACATCATCAGTCTCCCGGTATCGACCGGATTGTCGAACGCCAAATGCGAAACTGGGAGCTTGCCCAGACTCGGCGGGGCGTTGTGCCACTATCGGGCGATCGACAGGTCGCCGACTTCATCGCCATCTCTCGCGCGGTCGGCCTGCCCGGTCGCGAGGTGGCCACGCTCCTCAGCCTGAAGCTCGGTTGGCCCTTGTTCGACCGGGAAATCCTCCAGGCCATGGCGGGCAACGACGATTGCCGCCGTCAGCTCTACGAGTCCATGGATGAACGGGACCTCAACTGGCTGGAAAGCCTCATAGAAGGCATGAGCGGCGGACGCGGCGTTCTGGACGACTATTTCAACAGGCTTTCAGAGACGATTCTCTCGCTGGCGAGAAAGGGACACGCAATCTTCCTCGGACGGGCAGCGGACTTGATTCTACCGCAGCAAGTCGGCCTGCGTGTCAGAATACAAGCCGGAAGAGATTTCTGCGTCACCTCGTATGCAAAATCAAAGCAGGTCTCTCTTGAACGCGCGGCCCGAATAATCGAGGAAATCGAGCATGAGCGGGCCCGGTTCATCCGGCATCACTTCGGCAAGGAAGTTAACGATCCGGCTCGCTGCGACATCTTCCTGAACATGGAGCGCTTCACCGTTCAGCAGGCCGCCGACCTGATTCTGTCGGCCCTGCGCGTCAAGGGGACAATCAGTTAA
- a CDS encoding DUF4405 domain-containing protein, with the protein MHRGKVNYIVDLLTLAVILAMTATGLILRFALPPGSRGRVLWDWTRHDWGDLHFWLAAGLFAIIVLHIALHWAWVCGLTQRLLSSNPSSRPTSAVKRNLVGLAFLGGIAVVLAGLTWWASQMVSDGPLTRGGQNGQRDSVARAVEDHKPAAGQRTPDLQIRGSMTLGQLAESAKIPVELLRDRLGLPSSVAADTRLGHLRHEYGVRMSDVRQAAYAPLASANDEEERSP; encoded by the coding sequence ATGCATCGCGGAAAAGTCAACTACATCGTGGATTTACTGACCCTCGCCGTTATCCTCGCGATGACAGCCACGGGCCTCATCCTGCGCTTCGCCCTTCCACCGGGCAGCAGAGGTCGCGTACTGTGGGACTGGACGCGACATGATTGGGGGGACCTGCACTTCTGGCTCGCCGCCGGACTCTTTGCCATCATCGTCCTTCATATCGCACTCCACTGGGCATGGGTCTGCGGACTCACGCAGAGACTGCTCAGTTCCAATCCGTCGAGCCGTCCCACCTCCGCCGTCAAACGAAATCTGGTGGGCCTTGCCTTTCTTGGCGGTATCGCCGTGGTGCTCGCCGGTTTGACATGGTGGGCATCACAGATGGTGAGTGATGGCCCTTTGACCCGTGGAGGCCAAAATGGACAACGGGATTCTGTCGCCCGCGCCGTTGAAGACCACAAACCGGCCGCCGGACAACGCACCCCTGATTTGCAAATTCGGGGTTCCATGACGCTTGGACAACTCGCGGAATCCGCGAAAATTCCGGTTGAGTTGCTGCGTGATCGGCTGGGGCTTCCGTCGTCGGTCGCGGCCGACACCCGTCTGGGACATCTTCGCCACGAGTACGGGGTCCGAATGTCGGACGTCCGCCAAGCTGCCTATGCCCCGCTGGCCAGTGCAAATGACGAAGAGGAACGGTCCCCATGA